The following proteins are encoded in a genomic region of Sneathiella marina:
- a CDS encoding ABC transporter ATP-binding protein, which yields MDTGIEVNNLSYDYGPKKALDDISFSAFSGKFTALLGPNGAGKSTLYHLLTRIMKLQSGQIRIFGNDLKKSPLSAMASMGIVFQQQTLDLDLTVRQNLKYFAALHGLPAQDLENRITERLKSLDIEDRGDEKVRTLNGGHRRRAEIARALLHNPRILLLDEPTVGLDVPSRKAIVDYVHMLCRKEKLTVLWATHLVDEVMQEDDLIILHQGKICAQGNVSKLSEEHKCQSVDDLFRKLVMSGEKA from the coding sequence TTGGATACAGGTATAGAGGTCAATAACCTCTCATATGATTATGGACCGAAAAAAGCACTCGATGATATTTCATTTTCTGCCTTTTCCGGAAAATTTACGGCTCTTTTGGGTCCAAATGGCGCTGGAAAATCAACTTTATATCATCTCCTAACGCGCATCATGAAATTGCAATCAGGCCAGATCCGGATTTTTGGCAATGATCTCAAGAAATCTCCCTTATCTGCAATGGCTTCAATGGGGATTGTTTTTCAACAGCAAACTTTGGATCTCGATTTAACCGTACGACAAAATCTGAAATATTTTGCTGCATTGCATGGTTTACCTGCTCAAGATCTGGAAAATAGAATAACCGAGCGTTTAAAATCATTAGATATAGAAGACAGAGGCGATGAAAAAGTTCGCACGCTTAACGGAGGTCATCGACGCAGGGCAGAAATCGCCCGTGCATTGCTGCACAACCCTCGTATTCTTCTACTCGATGAACCGACAGTTGGACTTGATGTACCAAGCCGCAAAGCAATCGTTGACTATGTCCATATGCTGTGCCGGAAGGAAAAATTGACTGTGCTTTGGGCCACTCATTTGGTGGATGAGGTCATGCAGGAAGATGACCTCATCATCCTGCATCAAGGCAAGATATGCGCGCAAGGAAATGTCTCAAAGTTATCTGAAGAGCATAAATGCCAATCCGTGGATGATCTCTTCAGAAAACTCGTTATGTCTGGAGAAAAAGCATGA
- a CDS encoding ABC transporter permease: MTTSDISLSRQSVFATYFRCMKGVVWREGLRFFQQRGRLIAALVRPLVWLLIFAAGFRATLGLSIIPPYETYILYDVYIVPGLIGMIQMFNGMQSSLSLVYDREMGSMKVLMTSPLPRWYLLTCKLLAGCLVSLLQVYAFLLVAYFFGIELPLMGYVAVLPVLLVTGLMLGAIGMLLSTFVKQLENFAGVMNFVIFPAFFLSSALYPLWKMKESSELLYWLCTFNPFTYAVEFLRFSLYLKFSLPAAGWTFFCLAIFLGAAIWAYDPKRGLGGAGRG, from the coding sequence ATGACAACCAGCGATATCAGCCTATCACGACAGTCAGTATTCGCGACCTATTTCAGATGCATGAAAGGCGTCGTATGGCGTGAGGGACTTCGGTTTTTCCAGCAAAGGGGACGGTTGATTGCAGCTCTGGTACGCCCGCTAGTTTGGCTATTAATCTTTGCCGCCGGATTTCGCGCGACACTGGGCTTGTCCATCATTCCCCCCTATGAAACCTATATTCTTTATGATGTATATATTGTTCCGGGTCTTATTGGGATGATCCAGATGTTCAATGGTATGCAGAGTTCGCTCTCGCTGGTTTATGACCGGGAAATGGGAAGCATGAAAGTTCTCATGACCAGCCCGCTTCCTCGATGGTATCTGCTAACATGCAAACTCCTGGCGGGCTGCCTTGTGTCACTGTTACAAGTATATGCTTTCCTTTTAGTAGCCTATTTCTTTGGAATTGAACTCCCTCTAATGGGATATGTAGCCGTATTACCGGTCTTGCTTGTCACTGGCTTGATGTTAGGGGCAATAGGAATGTTGCTATCTACATTTGTTAAACAACTGGAAAATTTTGCTGGCGTGATGAATTTCGTAATTTTCCCAGCGTTTTTTCTTTCAAGCGCACTATATCCGCTTTGGAAAATGAAGGAATCCAGTGAGCTGTTATACTGGCTTTGCACCTTTAATCCCTTTACTTATGCAGTTGAGTTTCTTCGGTTCAGCCTCTATTTAAAATTTAGTTTGCCAGCGGCGGGCTGGACATTCTTTTGTTTAGCAATATTTCTAGGTGCCGCAATATGGGCATATGATCCGAAGCGTGGACTAGGTGGTGCCGGCCGGGGTTAA
- a CDS encoding transporter substrate-binding domain-containing protein gives MALLIGVALSLALPNWAAADNSKLRICLEDGSPPYSYKFGKRMGGFELLLAERIAQKLDKELYVQWYESEDDDEVVPIYEVNALLSANFCDFVGGLALIESNLRTPVQPSAALPDYEGMKRSDRGTRVNLGELTSTIPFIHAGLTVVLSPKNSGITVKRLSDLKELSVGAEVTTLSSAILIRYQNGLLADHSKHFKPGEIFPNLEAEEVDAVLVERHRFDRYKQRNPETKLSLTEYLHSISYNIGFAALKNGGAPISEVNEVILEFLKNGEMEKIAAMSKMSYMAPRKPAVFGHVSPAMLTKD, from the coding sequence ATGGCTCTTCTTATTGGCGTCGCGTTATCTTTGGCTTTACCAAACTGGGCGGCTGCCGATAATAGTAAACTCCGGATTTGTCTGGAAGATGGAAGCCCGCCTTATTCTTATAAATTTGGCAAACGTATGGGTGGTTTTGAACTGCTTTTAGCGGAACGAATAGCTCAAAAATTGGATAAAGAACTATATGTGCAATGGTATGAATCAGAGGATGACGATGAAGTCGTACCCATTTATGAAGTGAATGCGCTTCTATCTGCAAATTTTTGCGATTTTGTTGGCGGATTGGCCCTGATTGAAAGCAACTTAAGAACACCGGTTCAGCCATCTGCAGCCCTTCCGGATTATGAAGGCATGAAACGTAGTGACAGGGGAACTAGAGTTAATCTTGGTGAATTAACATCGACCATTCCATTCATTCACGCCGGGTTAACTGTCGTTTTATCGCCAAAAAATTCGGGTATAACTGTAAAACGACTGTCGGATTTGAAAGAACTGTCTGTTGGGGCAGAAGTAACGACGTTATCCAGCGCCATTTTAATCCGATATCAAAATGGCCTTCTTGCAGATCATTCAAAGCACTTTAAACCTGGTGAGATTTTTCCCAATCTTGAAGCAGAAGAGGTTGACGCGGTACTCGTTGAGAGGCACCGATTTGATCGCTATAAGCAGCGTAACCCGGAAACTAAACTTAGCTTAACTGAGTATCTACATTCCATTTCCTACAATATCGGTTTTGCCGCGCTAAAAAATGGTGGCGCACCAATCTCTGAAGTAAACGAAGTTATTCTTGAGTTTCTCAAAAATGGTGAGATGGAAAAAATAGCGGCAATGTCAAAAATGTCTTATATGGCACCAAGAAAACCAGCTGTTTTCGGTCATGTTTCTCCCGCCATGCTGACCAAGGATTAG
- a CDS encoding c-type cytochrome has product MIKKYGWVILAAIGSISIATIMSGSPLAAGTKEDAQNAGKGHYSLYCINCHGPNMVNIGTRSYDLRKFPLNDRPRFLTSVQEGKKDMPAWKDILTEEEILEIWEYVKTRGR; this is encoded by the coding sequence TTGATTAAAAAATATGGATGGGTAATTTTGGCCGCTATAGGGTCAATTTCTATAGCAACAATAATGAGTGGTTCGCCATTGGCGGCCGGAACTAAAGAAGATGCCCAAAATGCCGGGAAAGGTCATTACAGTTTATATTGTATAAATTGTCATGGCCCCAACATGGTCAATATTGGAACCCGCTCTTATGATTTGCGAAAATTTCCATTAAATGACCGTCCCCGTTTTCTTACATCTGTACAAGAGGGAAAAAAAGATATGCCTGCTTGGAAAGATATTCTGACGGAAGAGGAAATTCTTGAAATCTGGGAATATGTAAAGACTAGAGGTAGATAA